In Natrinema sp. SYSU A 869, the following proteins share a genomic window:
- a CDS encoding nuclear transport factor 2 family protein, protein MAVTPQSNVEIVQGVYDGFNEGDIDSVLAIMANDIEWTEPDGSPFPGTYQSPTAVLENVFQPAMGEFKTFRVEPNQFIDGDDTVVALGMFRVTTEADEQIESPFAHVYELRDSQITRFVNYTDTALWQ, encoded by the coding sequence ATGGCAGTAACTCCACAAAGTAACGTCGAAATAGTACAAGGTGTGTACGACGGTTTCAACGAGGGTGATATCGACTCGGTCTTGGCGATAATGGCTAATGACATTGAATGGACCGAACCAGACGGCTCTCCGTTTCCCGGGACCTACCAAAGCCCTACTGCGGTGCTAGAGAACGTTTTCCAGCCAGCGATGGGTGAGTTCAAAACCTTCAGGGTCGAACCGAATCAGTTCATTGACGGTGATGATACGGTCGTCGCTTTGGGCATGTTCCGAGTTACGACCGAGGCAGACGAACAGATTGAAAGCCCGTTCGCGCATGTCTACGAGCTCCGCGACAGCCAGATTACCCGGTTCGTGAACTACACGGATACCGCGCTGTGGCAGTAG
- a CDS encoding PQQ-binding-like beta-propeller repeat protein: MSQYDPAGTGHNPNVTGPTSDVEPAWVYNAPSWFHGASAPIRIGGTLYAVGTGVAAVNVEDGSERFVRRGPYTSSFAVADAEPYRTPTLAVTSTGGVYGVNAGGGIDVPGTDRGIGSERWEGPPYGEYRPTIEHSPTVDPIAHEGTVYAPIVGTNDIASMNASDGSVRWRVTVEEDDVISASFGRPTIKNEMLFVANWPNQVSAYDIDDGSLLWEQERADQMQLCTPASDAGIIVTSRTGVALLDTDDGDSIWERDLDGNATEGTAAITDDTVLLSDGNTEFHALDLETGELHWSKEFHGETQPVVADGIVYAVEQKSSLHAFDVDTGTEQFSYEPSEVPLSPPIIGDERLYLTNRRRVLALEETA, encoded by the coding sequence ATGTCCCAATACGACCCGGCGGGGACCGGACACAACCCGAACGTGACGGGACCGACATCCGATGTTGAACCTGCGTGGGTCTACAACGCCCCCTCGTGGTTCCATGGCGCGAGCGCTCCAATCCGGATCGGAGGCACCCTCTACGCAGTCGGAACAGGCGTGGCCGCGGTGAACGTTGAGGACGGGTCCGAACGATTCGTTCGACGAGGTCCGTACACGTCCAGTTTCGCCGTCGCCGACGCGGAGCCGTATCGAACACCGACACTCGCCGTCACGTCGACGGGCGGGGTATACGGCGTAAACGCCGGCGGTGGGATAGACGTCCCAGGAACCGATCGTGGGATCGGAAGCGAACGCTGGGAGGGACCACCGTATGGGGAGTACCGGCCGACGATTGAGCACTCCCCGACCGTCGATCCGATCGCCCACGAAGGGACTGTGTACGCGCCTATCGTCGGGACCAACGACATCGCTTCGATGAATGCTAGCGATGGATCAGTCCGCTGGCGCGTAACCGTTGAGGAGGACGATGTCATCTCGGCCTCGTTCGGCCGGCCGACGATCAAAAACGAGATGCTATTCGTTGCTAATTGGCCAAACCAAGTCTCAGCGTACGATATCGATGACGGCTCGCTGCTCTGGGAACAGGAGCGTGCCGACCAGATGCAGCTGTGTACGCCGGCATCGGACGCTGGAATAATCGTCACGTCACGGACTGGTGTTGCGTTGCTTGACACCGACGACGGTGATTCCATCTGGGAACGTGACCTCGACGGGAATGCGACCGAGGGTACGGCGGCCATAACGGACGACACAGTGCTGTTGAGCGACGGCAACACTGAATTCCATGCACTCGACCTCGAAACGGGCGAATTGCACTGGTCGAAGGAGTTCCACGGCGAGACGCAACCGGTCGTCGCCGACGGCATCGTCTATGCAGTCGAGCAGAAGTCCTCACTTCACGCGTTCGACGTGGATACTGGAACAGAACAGTTCAGCTACGAACCGTCGGAGGTCCCGCTATCACCACCGATCATCGGGGATGAACGATTGTATCTGACGAACCGACGCCGCGTTCTCGCTCTGGAGGAGACGGCATGA
- a CDS encoding TetR/AcrR family transcriptional regulator translates to MTQLPPFLEDPGGTRGAIMSATYTALCKHGYSDLTTQRIGDEFSKSKSLLYHHYDSKDDLLLDFLEFMLDQTEEQIPAYGEGGADDHIEEIVDQTFGFGNTATTTEFTQAVVELRSQAAHDDDYREYFTRSDQFVRKHVAHTIRSGIEQGVFQEVDPQQTAALFQTVLVGTMQLRVTNDDKDVLEDSRAAFERYIEEYLIKE, encoded by the coding sequence ATGACGCAACTCCCACCGTTCCTCGAGGATCCGGGCGGGACTCGTGGCGCCATCATGAGCGCGACGTACACCGCGCTCTGTAAACACGGGTACAGCGATCTCACGACCCAGCGGATCGGAGACGAGTTCTCGAAAAGCAAGTCGCTGCTGTATCACCACTACGACAGCAAAGACGACCTCCTCCTCGATTTCCTCGAGTTCATGTTGGACCAGACCGAGGAACAGATTCCTGCATATGGAGAAGGGGGCGCAGACGATCACATCGAGGAAATCGTTGACCAAACGTTCGGATTCGGAAACACCGCAACGACTACCGAGTTTACGCAAGCGGTCGTCGAACTTCGCTCACAGGCAGCACACGACGATGACTACCGAGAGTATTTTACCCGGAGTGATCAGTTCGTCCGAAAACACGTCGCACATACAATCCGGTCGGGGATCGAACAGGGCGTATTCCAGGAGGTCGACCCCCAGCAAACGGCGGCGCTCTTCCAGACCGTACTCGTCGGAACGATGCAGCTTCGGGTCACCAATGACGACAAGGACGTACTCGAAGACAGCCGTGCTGCATTCGAGCGTTACATTGAGGAATATCTCATCAAAGAGTAA
- a CDS encoding RNA-guided endonuclease TnpB family protein: MSRTIRTFEATITNQRQVRDDLDQLGWAASKLWNVGRYYAQEQWDETGEIPDDGELKGELKGHERYTDLHSQSSQRVLEELAEAFNGWFGKRRNGDDRARPPGYRKNGDSHPRSTVSFKAAGFKHDAQFTRVRLSKGRNLKEHRSDFILCEYQTRPDVDLTEWDIQQVRTVYKRDEWRLQFVCRTTIDPEPPGNKVAGVDLGICNFAAVSFGGDSLLYPGGALKEDEYYFTKMKAKCDDSSSREATRLDRKRTGRRTHFLHALSKAIVEECVERGVGTLVVGDLGGIREDDENGEPRNWGDHGNLDLHGWAFDRFTTLLDYKTEAEGINMELVSERGTSKSCSACGHTDDNQRVERGLYVCEKCDTVANADVNGAENIRQKVLPSLATDGGDRDNGWLAQPAVHLFDRSEGCFAPREQVSNREP; this comes from the coding sequence ATGAGTCGAACCATCCGAACCTTCGAGGCCACCATCACGAACCAGCGACAGGTTCGTGACGACCTCGACCAACTCGGGTGGGCCGCCTCAAAACTCTGGAACGTCGGTCGCTACTACGCACAAGAACAGTGGGACGAAACGGGCGAGATTCCCGATGACGGGGAACTCAAAGGCGAACTCAAAGGCCACGAACGCTACACGGACTTACATTCTCAATCCAGTCAGCGCGTTCTCGAAGAACTCGCTGAAGCGTTCAACGGATGGTTCGGCAAGCGTCGGAACGGCGACGACCGTGCCCGACCGCCCGGCTACCGCAAAAACGGAGACTCCCACCCACGTTCTACCGTGTCGTTCAAAGCGGCTGGCTTCAAGCACGACGCACAGTTTACCCGTGTTCGTCTATCGAAAGGACGCAACCTCAAAGAACACCGTTCAGACTTCATCCTCTGTGAGTACCAGACTCGTCCCGATGTTGACCTGACCGAGTGGGACATTCAACAGGTTCGCACCGTCTATAAGCGCGACGAATGGCGGCTTCAATTCGTCTGTCGCACCACTATCGACCCGGAACCGCCGGGCAACAAAGTGGCTGGTGTTGACCTCGGGATTTGCAACTTCGCCGCCGTCTCGTTCGGCGGTGACTCCCTGTTGTACCCCGGTGGCGCACTCAAAGAGGACGAATACTACTTCACTAAGATGAAAGCCAAGTGCGACGATTCTTCGTCCCGTGAGGCTACCCGCCTTGACCGGAAGCGGACGGGTCGTCGGACGCACTTCTTGCACGCACTCTCGAAAGCGATTGTCGAGGAGTGTGTCGAACGAGGTGTCGGGACGCTTGTCGTTGGCGACCTCGGCGGTATCCGAGAAGATGACGAGAACGGCGAACCTCGGAATTGGGGCGACCACGGCAACCTCGACTTACACGGCTGGGCGTTCGACCGCTTCACGACGCTTCTCGACTACAAGACGGAAGCGGAAGGCATCAACATGGAGTTGGTGTCGGAACGCGGTACGTCAAAGTCGTGTTCGGCGTGCGGCCACACAGACGACAATCAGCGCGTTGAACGCGGGTTGTACGTATGTGAGAAATGCGATACAGTTGCGAACGCGGACGTGAACGGCGCGGAGAACATTCGGCAAAAGGTACTCCCGAGTCTCGCCACGGATGGCGGTGATAGGGATAACGGCTGGTTGGCACAGCCAGCGGTTCACCTGTTCGACCGTAGTGAGGGCTGTTTCGCCCCACGAGAACAGGTTTCTAACCGTGAACCGTAA